From a region of the Teredinibacter turnerae genome:
- a CDS encoding STY4851/ECs_5259 family protein, with translation MNYLRGMVMGVIKSDQFNFLKTILGRNSLVEPNGQPLFQYQLTEKDYRELLLILRQFSQSPSKGDMDMTFCALFCLYASEWFRRDYNGGWTWQPIWDALGYKIGQADRGYVVFKGLAGYWSRPVSQYADDRRSLLGSVFREGGLPFRLLSANGNRVQEVFKGILKNIDSARLLGRSTYDLTKTHLDPLPEAFHQDTTIELVADMSEKLIQLVDRHELSSQEEPAMYLDSQFNDWRRLFPIPLDENVGTLFLNNLLLSASKNRVKRRQLEPISCIHTQCDSQSLDFMAFLELAESIRVPVKREQLTSGRVELYVCEGLNPVANLGVAYIRFEDSNAIMSPRLRACEFKRSEIKESLWIVIKHAGQTIHQIEVPDSDIDISAMPIGMFRKEGDWQYCGKGSFSKKSEEIKAILPKGAEYDATDAVVSESGCISDFSFVCFSGLLVVNVSGDRYRISNSSDVGFSELVKITGTTSSYKTRTGQPIYLGFPKIESSDAQAQIWVSGARYTPTDSSSAGLGYQTVKLKHADGTTLCHKRLAVLPADFEIALLPGSNPGEGTVQLSSSEKFVASLDPCEGLSCNQIKVDAQKSFHLKAEGCPPSSVLIRVYANLEAQPISLLLPFPAQGVLAFDKDNKKLPRDLILDDLLGSRMVLYPRVNGSQEYLLELISNSRSGSARFEWVYRVSDAPLEISLYELRNYIRELFSINPDDLDATVNIRIGIDANVRTFTVKRYACETVADEYGIGIISHYHDSSVEPIPVIMDLSDPKSRPRPLVAIESEGVGTGYYENVSSGKTTKLIVPTPESPIHFRARLIAAETDVETRTKPSSLYTAVTSFHPKENPEAIQAVINDMAEDFGHSGWQYVHDLFQNYQYLPLTTFQVWREIAKNRDALALLAFRLENAVPVIDRLQEEFNVLWDWIPLRIWQKAFRQFDAYWNRLNLPEEEGRPSSWKNSPNRT, from the coding sequence ATGAATTACCTAAGAGGAATGGTAATGGGTGTTATTAAAAGTGACCAATTCAATTTTTTAAAAACAATTCTAGGTCGAAATAGTTTAGTCGAGCCAAATGGACAACCATTATTTCAGTACCAGCTCACCGAAAAAGACTATCGTGAACTTTTATTAATCTTACGTCAATTTTCTCAATCACCAAGCAAAGGTGATATGGATATGACTTTCTGCGCGTTATTTTGTCTTTACGCCAGCGAATGGTTTAGACGAGATTACAACGGAGGATGGACGTGGCAACCCATCTGGGATGCCTTGGGATATAAGATCGGTCAAGCGGATAGAGGTTACGTAGTCTTCAAAGGTTTGGCCGGCTACTGGTCTCGCCCAGTAAGTCAGTATGCTGATGATCGACGCAGTTTACTGGGTTCTGTTTTTCGCGAGGGTGGACTCCCCTTTCGGCTACTGAGTGCAAATGGCAATCGTGTGCAAGAAGTTTTTAAAGGGATACTGAAAAACATCGACAGCGCTCGACTCTTAGGGCGCTCGACCTATGACTTGACCAAGACACATCTGGATCCACTGCCCGAGGCGTTTCATCAGGATACGACAATTGAGTTAGTGGCCGACATGTCAGAAAAACTCATTCAATTAGTTGATCGACATGAACTATCTTCTCAAGAAGAGCCCGCCATGTATCTGGATTCACAATTTAATGATTGGCGAAGACTTTTTCCAATTCCCCTTGACGAGAATGTAGGCACATTATTTTTAAACAACTTACTACTATCGGCTTCCAAGAATCGGGTCAAGCGACGCCAATTAGAGCCGATCTCTTGCATTCATACGCAATGCGATTCTCAGTCTCTCGACTTCATGGCTTTTCTTGAGCTTGCGGAGTCAATTAGAGTTCCAGTCAAAAGAGAGCAGCTAACCAGCGGAAGGGTTGAACTCTATGTTTGCGAGGGCCTGAATCCTGTCGCAAACTTGGGCGTTGCCTACATTCGCTTTGAGGATTCCAACGCGATCATGTCACCCAGATTGCGTGCGTGTGAGTTTAAGCGGAGCGAAATTAAAGAGAGTCTTTGGATCGTGATTAAGCATGCTGGCCAAACGATCCACCAGATTGAGGTGCCCGATAGTGATATAGATATCTCTGCGATGCCAATTGGAATGTTTAGGAAGGAAGGCGATTGGCAATACTGCGGGAAAGGCAGCTTCAGCAAAAAGTCTGAGGAAATAAAGGCTATTTTACCCAAAGGCGCAGAGTATGATGCGACGGATGCCGTAGTTAGCGAAAGCGGATGCATCTCAGATTTTAGCTTCGTTTGTTTCTCTGGTTTACTGGTTGTTAATGTTTCGGGAGATCGATATCGAATTAGTAATTCTTCGGATGTAGGGTTTAGCGAGTTAGTGAAAATTACGGGCACCACTTCATCGTACAAAACGAGAACTGGGCAACCAATTTATCTCGGCTTCCCTAAAATTGAAAGTAGCGATGCACAGGCTCAGATATGGGTATCCGGTGCGCGTTATACTCCGACTGATAGTTCCTCTGCCGGGCTTGGTTACCAAACAGTTAAACTCAAGCATGCCGACGGAACTACATTGTGCCACAAACGTTTGGCTGTTCTTCCGGCTGACTTCGAGATCGCTTTACTTCCTGGCTCAAATCCAGGAGAGGGAACTGTCCAGCTAAGTTCTAGCGAAAAGTTTGTTGCCAGCTTAGATCCCTGTGAAGGTTTGTCTTGCAATCAGATTAAAGTCGATGCACAGAAATCTTTCCACCTTAAAGCAGAAGGCTGCCCTCCATCGAGCGTATTGATTCGTGTATACGCGAACTTGGAAGCACAACCTATATCTTTGTTGCTTCCATTCCCAGCTCAAGGCGTATTGGCTTTTGATAAAGATAATAAAAAGCTTCCGCGAGACCTCATTCTTGATGATTTGTTAGGCAGTAGAATGGTTCTTTACCCAAGAGTCAACGGATCTCAGGAATACCTTTTAGAATTAATATCAAACTCTAGGTCTGGCAGCGCCAGATTCGAATGGGTTTACCGAGTTTCCGACGCTCCCCTAGAGATTAGCTTGTACGAGCTGAGAAATTACATCCGTGAGCTCTTTTCTATAAATCCAGATGATCTTGATGCGACCGTAAATATCCGTATAGGAATTGATGCAAATGTTAGAACCTTTACTGTAAAACGCTATGCATGTGAAACAGTAGCTGACGAATACGGCATTGGTATTATTTCTCACTATCACGATAGTAGCGTCGAACCCATCCCCGTTATCATGGACTTGTCCGATCCAAAATCCAGACCAAGACCACTGGTAGCTATTGAGTCTGAAGGCGTTGGAACGGGTTACTATGAGAATGTTAGTTCAGGAAAAACTACTAAATTAATAGTGCCTACGCCTGAAAGTCCAATCCATTTTCGGGCACGGCTTATCGCCGCAGAGACTGATGTCGAAACCAGGACCAAACCTAGCTCCTTGTATACCGCCGTTACAAGTTTTCATCCGAAAGAGAACCCTGAAGCCATCCAGGCAGTAATCAATGATATGGCAGAGGATTTTGGACATTCCGGTTGGCAGTACGTGCATGACCTCTTTCAAAATTATCAATATTTGCCACTAACAACTTTTCAAGTCTGGAGAGAAATCGCAAAGAATCGCGATGCATTGGCCTTGCTGGCATTCAGATTAGAGAATGCGGTTCCAGTAATAGATAGGCTTCAAGAAGAATTTAATGTTCTGTGGGACTGGATTCCTCTACGCATTTGGCAGAAGGCTTTTCGGCAGTTTGACGCCTATTGGAATCGACTCAACCTTCCTGAAGAAGAGGGTCGGCCGTCATCCTGGAAAAATTCGCCAAATAGAACATAA